One window of Phycisphaeraceae bacterium genomic DNA carries:
- the fliM gene encoding flagellar motor switch protein FliM translates to MADVLDQSQVDALLAAVDTGDVAEEAGNELIFSRSRRADDPVEIRSYDFKRPERVSKDQMLALQTLHEAFARNFGASLSGFLRTIVEVKVATCEQMTYAEFIAGLANPTSFNLITADTLEGTICLEISPLIIYPIIDRLLGGSSQDLFIPQRPMTLIESRLISNVTERGLIALSEAWSTVKSLKFTVSATESNPQLVQIVPPNEVVVVIGFELKLANRAGTMNLCIPYNVIEPVMDHLSAQSWFSTARHAKSNDNERRISSTLHAASLQVAGCLATTTISLADLLSMSVGDVIVTEKPSQDPVVVTVEGEAKFLAHMGKHKEKLALRVLRPITQADRVS, encoded by the coding sequence ATGGCTGACGTGCTTGATCAATCACAGGTAGATGCCCTGCTCGCGGCTGTGGACACCGGAGATGTCGCCGAGGAAGCAGGGAATGAGCTGATTTTCAGCCGCTCGCGCCGGGCGGATGACCCTGTTGAGATCCGGAGCTATGACTTCAAGCGTCCTGAACGGGTGTCGAAGGACCAGATGCTGGCCCTTCAGACGCTCCACGAGGCATTCGCCCGCAACTTCGGGGCGTCGCTTTCGGGGTTTCTGCGAACGATCGTCGAGGTCAAAGTCGCGACGTGCGAGCAGATGACGTATGCCGAGTTCATCGCGGGGTTGGCCAACCCGACCTCTTTCAATCTGATCACTGCGGACACGCTTGAGGGGACCATCTGCCTAGAGATCTCCCCTTTGATCATCTACCCGATCATCGACCGACTTCTTGGGGGTTCGTCCCAGGACCTGTTCATCCCTCAACGCCCGATGACGTTGATCGAATCGCGGCTGATTTCGAACGTGACCGAACGCGGCCTGATCGCGCTCTCTGAGGCGTGGTCTACCGTTAAATCGCTGAAATTCACGGTATCGGCCACGGAATCCAATCCACAGCTTGTTCAGATCGTCCCCCCGAACGAGGTGGTCGTCGTCATCGGTTTCGAGCTGAAGCTTGCGAACCGTGCGGGCACGATGAACCTGTGCATCCCGTACAACGTGATCGAGCCAGTGATGGACCACCTCTCGGCTCAATCGTGGTTCAGCACGGCACGTCACGCCAAGTCCAACGACAACGAGCGTCGGATCAGTTCGACTCTGCATGCCGCGTCGCTCCAGGTCGCAGGGTGCCTGGCGACGACCACGATCTCGCTTGCGGACCTGCTGTCGATGTCGGTTGGCGACGTGATTGTGACGGAAAAGCCGAGCCAGGACCCGGTAGTGGTGACGGTTGAGGGGGAAGCCAAGTTCCTTGCTCACATGGGGAAGCACAAGGAGAAACTCGCGCTCCGGGTGCTCAGGCCGATCACACAGGCGGACCGCGTCAGCTGA